The following are from one region of the Methyloversatilis discipulorum genome:
- the puhB gene encoding photosynthetic complex putative assembly protein PuhB produces the protein MSGLRAVRHDGHEHEFEASPGLPERLPSDETLLWQGGPDWKQLARERFHVRALTLYFAFILALRAGFVVADGGSFGDAASAVLMLLPLVLAALGMMTLLAWLSARTTVYTITDRRVVMRVGIVLSLTFNLPLNRIEAARLKLTRKGHGNIPLLLAAPDRIALLHLWPHARPWRAARPEPMLCCIADAAHVASLLTDAWQAARSDAPQTAPAAVAQRADAPAPRVRRTGRAPQLATH, from the coding sequence GTGAGCGGCCTGCGCGCAGTCCGCCACGACGGCCACGAACACGAGTTCGAAGCCTCGCCCGGCCTGCCGGAGCGGCTGCCGTCAGACGAAACCCTGCTCTGGCAGGGTGGCCCGGACTGGAAGCAACTGGCACGCGAGCGCTTCCACGTGCGCGCGCTGACGCTCTACTTCGCATTCATCCTCGCGCTGCGCGCCGGTTTCGTCGTCGCCGACGGCGGCAGCTTCGGCGACGCAGCCAGTGCCGTGCTGATGCTGCTGCCGCTGGTGCTGGCCGCGCTCGGCATGATGACGCTGCTGGCCTGGCTGAGCGCGCGCACCACGGTCTATACGATCACCGACCGGCGCGTCGTCATGCGCGTCGGCATCGTGCTGAGCCTCACCTTCAACCTGCCGCTGAACCGGATCGAGGCGGCCAGGCTGAAGCTCACGCGCAAGGGGCACGGCAACATTCCGCTGCTGCTGGCCGCGCCCGATCGCATCGCGCTGCTGCACCTGTGGCCGCACGCCCGTCCGTGGCGGGCCGCCCGGCCGGAGCCGATGCTCTGCTGCATCGCCGACGCCGCCCATGTCGCCAGCCTGCTGACCGATGCTTGGCAGGCCGCGCGCAGCGACGCGCCGCAGACGGCTCCCGCAGCGGTCGCGCAGAGGGCCGATGCGCCCGCGCCGCGTGTCCGCCGCACCGGTCGCGCACCGCAGCTGGCCACTCACTGA
- the puhC gene encoding photosynthetic complex assembly protein PuhC, protein MSAHTEAALPRWPLLAIGLMLAGVLAAVALVRLSGTPIATPDAAAVAVRELRFEDRPDGSIAVIDARTDTQIESFVGEQGFVRGTLRGLVRERRRQQIGPEQPFSLIARADGRLTLVDRSTARRVDLESFGPVNAGAFGRLLDAGRPTLHASGAQP, encoded by the coding sequence ATGAGCGCACACACCGAAGCCGCACTGCCGCGTTGGCCGCTGCTCGCCATCGGCCTGATGCTGGCCGGCGTGCTGGCCGCGGTGGCGCTGGTCCGTCTGTCCGGGACGCCGATCGCGACGCCGGACGCCGCTGCGGTCGCGGTACGCGAGCTGCGCTTCGAGGACAGGCCGGACGGCAGCATCGCGGTGATCGATGCGCGTACCGATACGCAGATCGAATCCTTCGTCGGCGAACAGGGTTTCGTGCGCGGCACCTTGCGCGGCCTGGTGCGCGAGCGCCGCCGTCAGCAGATCGGGCCGGAACAGCCGTTCTCGCTGATCGCCCGCGCCGACGGCCGGCTCACACTGGTCGATCGGAGCACCGCGCGCCGCGTCGACCTTGAATCCTTCGGCCCGGTGAACGCCGGCGCCTTCGGCCGGCTGCTCGACGCCGGTCGCCCCACCCTGCATGCATCGGGAGCACAGCCATGA